The following coding sequences lie in one Cherax quadricarinatus isolate ZL_2023a chromosome 6, ASM3850222v1, whole genome shotgun sequence genomic window:
- the LOC128692172 gene encoding TLC domain-containing protein 3A, whose protein sequence is MEAEETQLLLGIYALVAWFSLYLLIAGVLRMWAAHLPYAHRALITESCVSGVQGVACASVGVATVIACRRDVMGEKFAPAVYYAFIGMAYFVYDLWAMYRSHIAKLSEPEYTVAGVVSYVKKHLLMIVHHLTIVIVFFPTMVYYSPMGHFFLGSFFCTELSTPFVNARVILSRFGYKNSKVYVVNGVLMMIVFLICRIALFPVMYIAYLSQQTTASSHIDALLSIPLTCHLSCLLVLLPQIYWFGLMVKGAVIVLKAGSSEADKDD, encoded by the coding sequence ATGGAGGCTGAGGAGACACAACTGTTACTGGGTATATATGCCCTGGTTGCCTGGTTCAGCCTCTACCTGTTGATCGCAGGAGTCCTGCGCATGTGGGCGGCCCACCTGCCCTACGCCCACCGCGCCCTCATCACTGAGAGTTGTGTCTCGGGCGTACAGGGTGTTGCCTGTGCCTCAGTGGGCGTGGCTACAGTCATCGCATGCAGGAGGGATGTCATGGGCGAGAAGTTTGCCCCAGCAGTGTACTACGCCTTCATAGGTATGGCCTATTTCGTGTATGATCTGTGGGCCATGTATAGAAGTCACATTGCTAAACTAAGTGAGCCGGAATATACAGTTGCCGGTGTTGTTTCCTACGTGAAAAAACACCTGCTGATGATAGTGCATCACCTGACCATAGTGATCGTGTTCTTCCCAACCATGGTCTACTATTCCCCCATGGGACACTTCTTCCTTGGGTCCTTCTTTTGTACCGAACTCTCCACCCCGTTTGTCAATGCTCGAGTAATACTCAGTCGATTTGGCTACAAGAACTCCAAGGTCTACGTGGTCAATGGCGTGCTAATGATGATCGTATTTCTAATATGCCGAATTGCTCTTTTCCCAGTCATGTACATTGCATATTTGAGCCAGCAGACTACAGCTTCATCCCACATAGATGCCCTGTTGTCGATACCATTGACTTGCCACTTGTCGTGTCTCCTGGTACTCTTACCTCAGATATATTGGTTTGGCCTAATGGTTAAAGGTGCAGTGATTGTACTGAAAGCAGGTTCATCTGAAGCAGATAAAGATGATTGA